From the genome of Mixophyes fleayi isolate aMixFle1 chromosome 2, aMixFle1.hap1, whole genome shotgun sequence, one region includes:
- the COL8A2 gene encoding collagen alpha-2(VIII) chain: protein MSLGRGTLFLLVAAVGSVSGGGPAGGGYPQMKYMNPMMKGPLGPPFREGKGQYLDMPPMLQMDLKGEPGPAGKPGPRGPPGPPGPPGKPGVGKPGLQGQPGPVGPPGFSGIGKPGLPGMPGKTGPNGQLGPKGEPGIRGEHGPRGIPGSPGIPGPSGISSNGKPGAQGGSGQPGVRGEPGQKGEPGLRGEKGIKGEAGLGKPGMPGTRGSGGPPGPMGPSGLPGNGKPGLSGLPGVPGDIGDVGPPGAPGVGGLPGPQGPPGKPGIDGIGKPGLDGLPGLQGPLGPKGEPGIRGLPGLPGPPGYGKPGLPGLKGDRGPAGIPGGIGEIGEPGLDGEPGEQGPQGIIGPPGLPGSMGLPGKNGLPGLKGDIGPTGPPGAPGIPGNQGPNGFVGKPGFPGERGLPGLQGLQGPTGPKGEGGQMGLPGLPGQIGSPGSKGEGGIPGQPGPRGPAGIPGLQGSSGPIGPQGLPGLKGDQGIPGRPGNSINGEPGPIGPVGPSGVSGPPGLNGQPGPPGQPGPPGPPGIYSDGTIAGLHLPEGGVEGGTVGNDKPGKPQYGTGELSAKIAPAFTAILSTPFPPSGMPIKFDRTLYNGHNGYNPLTGIFTCSLPGIYYFAYHVHIKGTNIWVALYKNNVPATYTYDEYKKGYMDQASGSAVLELKENDQVWVQMPSDQANGLYSTEYIHSSFSGFLLCPT from the coding sequence ATATGCCCCCAATGCTTCAAATGGACCTTAAAGGAGAACCTGGGCCAGCAGGAAAACCTGGTCCAAGGGGACCACCAGGACCTCCAGGACCCCCTGGGAAACCAGGTGTTGGAAAACCCGGATTACAAGGACAGCCAGGCCCTGTTGGTCCCCCAGGATTTTCTGGTATTGGAAAACCTGGTTTACCAGGAATGCCTGGCAAAACTGGACCAAATGGACAACTTGGCCCAAAAGGAGAGCCTGGAATTAGAGGTGAACATGGACCTCGAGGGATACCTGGCTCTCCAGGTATCCCTGGGCCTTCAGGAATCTCTTCTAATGGGAAACCAGGAGCTCAAGGTGgttctggacagccaggtgttaGGGGTGAACCTGGTCAAAAAGGTGAGCCAGGACTTCGGGGAGAGAAAGGCATTAAAGGAGAAGCTGGACTTGGCAAACCAGGAATGCCTGGCACTCGCGGATCTGGAGGTCCTCCAGGGCCCATGGGACCATCTGGTCTACCAGGGAATGGAAAACCAGGACTTAGTGGACTACCTGGGGTGCCAGGCGATATAGGAGATGTAGGTCCACCTGGGGCACCTGGTGTAGGGGGTCTACCAGGACCACAGGGACCTCCAGGAAAACCAGGGATTGATGGGATCGGTAAACCAGGTTTAGATGGATTACCAGGACTACAAGGACCATTAGGTCCTAAAGGGGAACCAGGTATACGAGGCTTGCCTGGGCTGCCCGGGCCACCAGGTTATGGTAAGCCAGGTCTACCTGGTTTGAAAGGTGATCGAGGACCTGCTGGAATACCAGGAGGAATAGGAGAGATAGGAGAGCCAGGATTAGATGGTGAACCTGGTGAACAAGGGCCACAAGGTATTATTGGGCCTCCAGGCCTTCCTGGGTCAATGGGATTACCAGGAAAAAATGGTTTACCTGGCTTGAAAGGTGACATTGGACCAACTGGGCCACCAGGTGCACCAGGAATTCCAGGGAATCAGGGTCCAAATGGGTTTGTAGGTAAACCAGGGTTCCCAGGTGAAAGAGGCCTTCCAGGTCTTCAGGGACTTCAAGGGCCAACTGGACCAAAAGGAGAAGGAGGGCAAATGGGGCTCCCAGGTTTGCCAGGTCAAATAGGTAGCCCAGGGTCAAAAGGAGAAGGAGGGATTCCAGGGCAACCTGGCCCAAGAGGCCCAGCTGGCATTCCCGGATTGCAGGGGTCATCTGGCCCCATCGGCCCACAGGGATTACCAGGACTAAAAGGGGACCAGGGGATTCCTGGACGACCTGGCAACAGCATCAATGGTGAACCAGGTCCCATTGGCCCTGTAGGACCATCAGGAGTTTCAGGACCCCCTGGTTTAAATGGACAACCTGGGCCACCAGGTCAACCTGGACCACCAGGTCCACCAGGCATCTATAGTGATGGAACCATTGCTGGTCTACACTTACCTGAAGGAGGTGTGGAAGGAGGTACTGTAGGGAATGACAAACCTGGAAAGCCTCAATATGGCACTGGAGAACTGTCTGCCAAAATAGCCCCAGCATTCACTGCCATTCTATCTACACCATTCCCTCCTTCTGGCATGCCCATCAAATTTGACCGGACTTTGTACAACGGCCACAATGGTTACAATCCTCTTACTGGGATATTTACTTGTTCATTGCCTGGAATCTATTACTTTGCTTACCATGTCCACATCAAAGGCACCAACATCTGGGTTGCTCTTTACAAAAACAATGTACCCGCTACCTACACCTATGATGAATATAAGAAAGGGTATATGGACCAAGCTTCTGGAAGTGCTGTGCTAGAACTTAAGGAAAATGACCAAGTGTGGGTCCAGATGCCATCAGACCAAGCAAATGGATTATATTCAACGGAGTACATTCATTCTTCTTTCTCTGGCTTCCTCCTTTGTCCCACATAA